One window of the Saccopteryx leptura isolate mSacLep1 chromosome 9, mSacLep1_pri_phased_curated, whole genome shotgun sequence genome contains the following:
- the EIF3K gene encoding eukaryotic translation initiation factor 3 subunit K, with amino-acid sequence MAVFEQMRANVGKLLKGIDRYNPENLATLERYVETQAKENAYDLEANLAVLKLYQFNPAFFQTTVTAQILLKALTNLPHTDFTLCKCMIDQAHQEERPIRQILYLGDLLETCHFQAFWQALDENMDLLEGITGFEDSVRKFICHVVGITYQHIDRWLLAEMLGDLTDSQLKVWMSKYGWSADESGQIFICSQEESIKPKNIVEKIDFDSVSSIMASSQ; translated from the exons ATGGCGGTGTTTGAGCAGATGAGAGCGAACGTGGGCAAATTGCTCAAGGGTATCGACAG GTACAATCCTGAGAATCTGGCCACCCTGGAGCGCTATGTGGAAACACAGGCCAAGGAGAATGCCTATGATCTGGAAGCCAACCTGGCTGTCCTGAAGCT GTACCAGTTCAACCCAGCCTTCTTTCAGACTACGGTCACCGCGCAGATCCTGCTAAAGGCCCTCACCAACCTACCCCACACTGACTTCACACTGTGCAAGTGCATGATCGACCAGGCCCAT CAAGAAGAACGACCCATCCGACAGATTTTGTACCTCGGAGACCTGCTGGAGACCTGCCACTTCCAGGCCTTCTGG CAAGCCCTGGATGAAAACATGGACCTTTTGGAAGGTATAACTGGTTTTGAAGATTCTGTCCGGAAAT TTATCTGCCACGTCGTGGGCATCACTTATCAGCACATCGATCGCTGGCTGCTGGCCGAGATGCTTGGGGACCTGACTG ACAGCCAGCTAAAGGTGTGGATGAGCAAATACGGCTGGAGCGCTGATGAGTCAGGCCAGATCTTCATCTGTAGCCAGGAAGAAAGCATTAAGCCCAAGAACATTGTGGAGAAGATCGACTTTGACA GTGTATCCAGTATCATGGCCTCCTCCCAGTAG